Proteins encoded by one window of Cannabis sativa cultivar Pink pepper isolate KNU-18-1 chromosome 4, ASM2916894v1, whole genome shotgun sequence:
- the LOC115713029 gene encoding disease resistance protein RPV1 isoform X1: MRNFDVFLNFRGEDTASNNNHFHFTSHLYTALDQKKIKPSLSIDHQKRFEGIIDDVSATVIDAIQNAKVSIIIFSKNYASSSWCLNELVHIMKCHKELNQIVLPIFYEVDPSHIRKQGGDFTEAFRKYEQEFNDRLDMVAKWRTALTMAANLSGWSSQGTRHEAKLIKQIVEDVISKLGRLSSSNGFKWLIGIEKHIEEIMLLLNDTKGSSNVGILGIWGIGGIGKTTLADAVFNRFFHQFESYYFLKNVREASQRYGLEKLRRVLISKLLREEEESLDLGAPSLPDYIIDRLRSTKVLIVLDDLSNSKQLEYLIGDHCSENDRFGSGSRIIVTTRDAKVLRAIEANETYELKHLEDDEALRLFNLVTFRGNGPPKDYIELSKKAVRYAGNIPLAIKVLGSHLRTLRSPTKREWEMTLNQFKEVPLDDIQHVLRTSFDGLDRIEQDIFLDIACFFKGKCRDFVEDILNKCGFYASIGIDNLIDRCLVTVDCFNEELCMHDLVQEMGWRIVRQQSQDQLGKRSRLWIPQDSYNVLKSNEGTANIQGIFLDSSKVYEEADLAPTVFKEMSDLRLLKIFNSYDIKKRKVHLPHGLEYFPHSLRYLKWDKYPLQSLPSTFKLQNLVELDMPYSKLKQLCNDVQYLGNLKSIDLSCSEQLTQFPDLSGAPNLERINLESCTSLIHVPSQSLRNLNKLTDLNLSYCENLCSLPDTIDAKTLRTLNLEGCCKIKSFPEIIGNLVSLGLGSLEVNELPSSICYLKNLSSLIIKDCNHLRNLPTSFHELESLEYFELRHCSSFDKFPNLPRNIKILDFCGTMIEDVPASSINCLPDLQSINLSDNKRLEYLPTNIFQLKCLSNLYLCNCSSLKNIPEIMWPVESLTELYLRGTGIEKLPSSIGNLISLVTLDLDSCDNFKSIPDNIFQLCSLNQLILTNCPKLESLPHSISSLSLTSLDLSESNIIEIPSSIKQLSTLDSLHIKNCQNLQYLPELPLALEFLDARGCTSLEMVSNSLMKLTGGHWSDYHISDQTTECLLFLECLKLDQNAHENIVAEFQLRVLRMAIGFEPQEEVEDWDSAVNMCCPGSEIPNWFNYQFEGPSFSMRLSLECDTSDFVGFVVCAVVAEDSYPDIKNMDFLCELRLKTSDDENQKFLWNFNEFESGFEAVPSFSSDHLFMWYQHKDYNHCLNAMEASFDFYFGKFDYWEQDHVKSCKGNVKRCGVHLLYRQDAEKFGFINHQHVVEPKPSRCRTIDSVTEATNPKRTKFSKTID, translated from the exons ATGAGGAATTTTGATGTTTTTCTCAACTTTAGAGGTGAAGATACTGCGAGTAATAATAACCATTTCCACTTCACTAGCCATCTTTACACAGCTTTAGATCAAAAGAAGATCAAGCCTAGTCTTTCCATAGATCACCAAAAAAGATTCGAGGGAATTATAGATGATGTATCAGCTACAGTGATTGATGCAATCCAAAACGCAAAAGTTTCGAtaatcattttctcaaaaaactaTGCTTCTTCCTCCTGGTGCTTAAATGAGCTTGTGCATATAATGAAATGTCACAAAGAATTAAATCAGATTGTTCTGCCCATTTTTTATGAAGTGGATCCATCTCATATACGAAAACAAGGAGGAGACTTTACAGAGGCGTTTCGAAAATACGAGCAAGAGTTCAACGACAGACTGGATATGGTGGCCAAATGGAGAACTGCTTTGACAATGGCGGCTAATCTATCTGGGTGGAGTTCTCAAGGAACCAG GCATGAGGCCAAACTAATAAAGCAAATTGTGGAAGATGTTATAAGTAAATTGGGACGTTTATCGTCGAGCAATGGTTTCAAGTGGTTAATAGGAATTGAAAAACACATTGAGGAAATCATGCTGCTGTTAAATGACACAAAAGGCTCATCAAATGTTGGTATATTGGGCATTTGGGGAATTGGTGGCATTGGAAAAACAACTCTTGCGGATGCAGTATTCAATCGTTTCTTTCACCAATTCGAAAGTTAttactttctcaaaaatgtTAGGGAAGCATCCCAAAGATACGGATTAGAGAAACTAAGAAGAGTGCTTATTTCAAAACTattgagagaagaagaagaaagcctGGATTTAGGAGCACCATCTCTACCGGACTACATTATAGATAGACTTCGTTCTACCAAGGTCCTCATTGTTCTTGATGATCTAAGTAATTCAAAGCAACTGGAATACTTAATTGGTGATCATTGTAGTGAGAATGACAGGTTCGGTAGTGGGAGTAGAATCATAGTAACAACTAGAGATGCAAAAGTTTTGAGAGCTATTGAAGCTAATGAAACCTACGAGCTTAAGCATTTAGAAGATGACGAAGCTCTCAGGCTTTTCAATTTGGTAACTTTTAGAGGAAATGGTCCTCCGAAAGATTATATAGAGCTATCAAAAAAGGCTGTGAGATATGCTGGAAACATACCATTAGCTATTAAGGTCTTAGGCTCTCATCTTCGCACACTTCGTTCTCCTACCAAAAGGGAATGGGAGATGACATTGAATCAGTTTAAAGAAGTTCCCCTAGATGACATTCAACATGTGTTAAGAACAAGTTTTGATGGTCTAGATAGAATAGAACAAGATATCTTTCTTGATATTGCATGCTTTTTCAAGGGGAAATGTAGAGATTTTGTGGAGGATATACTAAACAAATGTGGTTTCTATGCAAGTATAGGAATAGATAATCTTATAGATAGATGTCTTGTAACTGTTGATTGTTTCAATGAAGAGCTTTGTATGCATGATTTGGTGCAAGAAATGGGTTGGAGAATTGTTCGCCAACAGTCACAAGATCAACTTGGAAAGCGGAGTAGGTTATGGATTCCTCAAGATAGCTATAATGTCCTGAAAAGTAATGAA GGAACTGCAAATATTCAAGGAATCTTTCTTGACTCATCTAAAGTGTATGAAGAGGCAGACTTGGCACCTACAGTTTTCAAAGAGATGAGTGACCTGAGATTACTCAAAATTTTCAACTCTTATGACATCAAGAAACGCAAAGTTCATCTTCCTCATGGTCTTGAATATTTTCCTCATTCACTTAGATATCTCAAGTGGGACAAATATCCTTTACAATCTCTACCATCAACTTTTAAGCTTCAGAATCTTGTTGAACTCGATATGCCTTATAGTAAGCTGAAGCAACTTTGCAACGATGTTCAG TATCTTGGAAACTTGAAAAGTATTGATCTTAGTTGCTCCGAGCAACTAACTCAATTTCCAGATCTCTCTGGTGCACCGAATCTTGAGAGAATAAACCTTGAATCCTGTACAAGTTTGATCCACGTTCCTTCGCAGAGTTTGCGGAACCTTAACAAGCTTACGGATCTCAATCTGAGCTACTGTGAAAATCTCTGTAGTCTTCCAGACACAATTGATGCAAAAACACTCAGAACTCTTAATCTTGAAGGTTGCTGTAAAATTAAAAGTTTTCCGGAGATAATTGGAAATCTTGTGTCTTTAGGCTTAGgctctcttgaagtgaatgaattACCCTCATCAATTTGTTATCTCAAAAATCTTTCTTCTTTGATTATCAAAGATTGTAATCACCTTAGAAATCTTCCAACCAGTTTTCATGAGCTTGAATCCTTGGAATATTTCGAGCTTCGTCACTGCTCATCTTTTGATAAGTTTCCAAATCTTCCAAGAAACATAAAAATACTAGACTTTTGCGGGACAATGATTGAAGATGTTCCTGCCTCTTCAATTAACTGTCTTCCTGATCTCCAAAGTATCAATCTTTCTGACAATAAAAGGTTAGAGTATCTCCCAACGAACATTTTCCAATTGAAGTGTCTTAGCAATCTTTATCTTTGtaattgctcaagtttgaaGAACATCCCAGAAATCATGTGGCCTGTGGAAAGCTTAACAGAACTTTACTTAAGGGGAACTGGGATTGAAAAGTTACCATCATCTATTGGAAATTTGATTAGTCTTGTGACATTGGACCTGGATTCATGTGACAATTTCAAGTCCATTCCGGACAACATTTTTCAATTGTGTTCTCTTAATCAACTCATTCTCACTAATTGTCCAAAACTTGAAAGTTTGCCTCACTCTATCAGTTCCCTCTCTTTGACTTCACTAGACCTTAGTGAGTCTAACATAATAGAAATCCCTTCAAGCATCAAACAGCTTTCTACATTGGATTCTCTTCACATAAAAAATTGTCAGAATCTTCAATATTTACCAGAGCTTCCCTTGGCTTTGGAATTTCTTGATGCAAGAGGATGCACATCACTGGAAATGGTGTCAAATTCACTAATGAAACTCACAGGAGGCCATTGGAGTGACTATCATATAAGTGACCAAACTACAGAATGTTTGTTATTTTTGGAGTGTCTAAAATTGGATCAGAATGCACATGAGAATATTGTAGCCGAATTCCAGCTTAGAGTTTTACGCATGGCTATAGGATTCGAACCTCAGGAAGAAGTTGAG GATTGGGACTCTGCAGTTAACATGTGTTGTCCAGGAAGTGAAATTCCAAACTGGTTCAACTATCAATTCGAGGGGCCTTCATTTAGTATGAGGCTTTCTCTAGAATGTGATACGTCTGACTTCGTGGGCTTTGTAGTATGTGCTGTTGTTGCGGAGGACTCTTATCCTGACATAAAAAATATGGACTTTCTTTGTGAACTCCGTTTGAAAACCAGTGATGACGAAAACCAAAAATTTCTTTGGAACTTCAATGAATTTGAGTCTGGATTTGAGGCAGTACCAAGTTTCAGTTCGGATCACCTTTTCATGTGGTATCAGCATAAGGATTAC
- the LOC115713029 gene encoding disease resistance protein RPV1 isoform X2, which yields MVAKWRTALTMAANLSGWSSQGTRHEAKLIKQIVEDVISKLGRLSSSNGFKWLIGIEKHIEEIMLLLNDTKGSSNVGILGIWGIGGIGKTTLADAVFNRFFHQFESYYFLKNVREASQRYGLEKLRRVLISKLLREEEESLDLGAPSLPDYIIDRLRSTKVLIVLDDLSNSKQLEYLIGDHCSENDRFGSGSRIIVTTRDAKVLRAIEANETYELKHLEDDEALRLFNLVTFRGNGPPKDYIELSKKAVRYAGNIPLAIKVLGSHLRTLRSPTKREWEMTLNQFKEVPLDDIQHVLRTSFDGLDRIEQDIFLDIACFFKGKCRDFVEDILNKCGFYASIGIDNLIDRCLVTVDCFNEELCMHDLVQEMGWRIVRQQSQDQLGKRSRLWIPQDSYNVLKSNEGTANIQGIFLDSSKVYEEADLAPTVFKEMSDLRLLKIFNSYDIKKRKVHLPHGLEYFPHSLRYLKWDKYPLQSLPSTFKLQNLVELDMPYSKLKQLCNDVQYLGNLKSIDLSCSEQLTQFPDLSGAPNLERINLESCTSLIHVPSQSLRNLNKLTDLNLSYCENLCSLPDTIDAKTLRTLNLEGCCKIKSFPEIIGNLVSLGLGSLEVNELPSSICYLKNLSSLIIKDCNHLRNLPTSFHELESLEYFELRHCSSFDKFPNLPRNIKILDFCGTMIEDVPASSINCLPDLQSINLSDNKRLEYLPTNIFQLKCLSNLYLCNCSSLKNIPEIMWPVESLTELYLRGTGIEKLPSSIGNLISLVTLDLDSCDNFKSIPDNIFQLCSLNQLILTNCPKLESLPHSISSLSLTSLDLSESNIIEIPSSIKQLSTLDSLHIKNCQNLQYLPELPLALEFLDARGCTSLEMVSNSLMKLTGGHWSDYHISDQTTECLLFLECLKLDQNAHENIVAEFQLRVLRMAIGFEPQEEVEDWDSAVNMCCPGSEIPNWFNYQFEGPSFSMRLSLECDTSDFVGFVVCAVVAEDSYPDIKNMDFLCELRLKTSDDENQKFLWNFNEFESGFEAVPSFSSDHLFMWYQHKDYNHCLNAMEASFDFYFGKFDYWEQDHVKSCKGNVKRCGVHLLYRQDAEKFGFINHQHVVEPKPSRCRTIDSVTEATNPKRTKFSKTID from the exons ATGGTGGCCAAATGGAGAACTGCTTTGACAATGGCGGCTAATCTATCTGGGTGGAGTTCTCAAGGAACCAG GCATGAGGCCAAACTAATAAAGCAAATTGTGGAAGATGTTATAAGTAAATTGGGACGTTTATCGTCGAGCAATGGTTTCAAGTGGTTAATAGGAATTGAAAAACACATTGAGGAAATCATGCTGCTGTTAAATGACACAAAAGGCTCATCAAATGTTGGTATATTGGGCATTTGGGGAATTGGTGGCATTGGAAAAACAACTCTTGCGGATGCAGTATTCAATCGTTTCTTTCACCAATTCGAAAGTTAttactttctcaaaaatgtTAGGGAAGCATCCCAAAGATACGGATTAGAGAAACTAAGAAGAGTGCTTATTTCAAAACTattgagagaagaagaagaaagcctGGATTTAGGAGCACCATCTCTACCGGACTACATTATAGATAGACTTCGTTCTACCAAGGTCCTCATTGTTCTTGATGATCTAAGTAATTCAAAGCAACTGGAATACTTAATTGGTGATCATTGTAGTGAGAATGACAGGTTCGGTAGTGGGAGTAGAATCATAGTAACAACTAGAGATGCAAAAGTTTTGAGAGCTATTGAAGCTAATGAAACCTACGAGCTTAAGCATTTAGAAGATGACGAAGCTCTCAGGCTTTTCAATTTGGTAACTTTTAGAGGAAATGGTCCTCCGAAAGATTATATAGAGCTATCAAAAAAGGCTGTGAGATATGCTGGAAACATACCATTAGCTATTAAGGTCTTAGGCTCTCATCTTCGCACACTTCGTTCTCCTACCAAAAGGGAATGGGAGATGACATTGAATCAGTTTAAAGAAGTTCCCCTAGATGACATTCAACATGTGTTAAGAACAAGTTTTGATGGTCTAGATAGAATAGAACAAGATATCTTTCTTGATATTGCATGCTTTTTCAAGGGGAAATGTAGAGATTTTGTGGAGGATATACTAAACAAATGTGGTTTCTATGCAAGTATAGGAATAGATAATCTTATAGATAGATGTCTTGTAACTGTTGATTGTTTCAATGAAGAGCTTTGTATGCATGATTTGGTGCAAGAAATGGGTTGGAGAATTGTTCGCCAACAGTCACAAGATCAACTTGGAAAGCGGAGTAGGTTATGGATTCCTCAAGATAGCTATAATGTCCTGAAAAGTAATGAA GGAACTGCAAATATTCAAGGAATCTTTCTTGACTCATCTAAAGTGTATGAAGAGGCAGACTTGGCACCTACAGTTTTCAAAGAGATGAGTGACCTGAGATTACTCAAAATTTTCAACTCTTATGACATCAAGAAACGCAAAGTTCATCTTCCTCATGGTCTTGAATATTTTCCTCATTCACTTAGATATCTCAAGTGGGACAAATATCCTTTACAATCTCTACCATCAACTTTTAAGCTTCAGAATCTTGTTGAACTCGATATGCCTTATAGTAAGCTGAAGCAACTTTGCAACGATGTTCAG TATCTTGGAAACTTGAAAAGTATTGATCTTAGTTGCTCCGAGCAACTAACTCAATTTCCAGATCTCTCTGGTGCACCGAATCTTGAGAGAATAAACCTTGAATCCTGTACAAGTTTGATCCACGTTCCTTCGCAGAGTTTGCGGAACCTTAACAAGCTTACGGATCTCAATCTGAGCTACTGTGAAAATCTCTGTAGTCTTCCAGACACAATTGATGCAAAAACACTCAGAACTCTTAATCTTGAAGGTTGCTGTAAAATTAAAAGTTTTCCGGAGATAATTGGAAATCTTGTGTCTTTAGGCTTAGgctctcttgaagtgaatgaattACCCTCATCAATTTGTTATCTCAAAAATCTTTCTTCTTTGATTATCAAAGATTGTAATCACCTTAGAAATCTTCCAACCAGTTTTCATGAGCTTGAATCCTTGGAATATTTCGAGCTTCGTCACTGCTCATCTTTTGATAAGTTTCCAAATCTTCCAAGAAACATAAAAATACTAGACTTTTGCGGGACAATGATTGAAGATGTTCCTGCCTCTTCAATTAACTGTCTTCCTGATCTCCAAAGTATCAATCTTTCTGACAATAAAAGGTTAGAGTATCTCCCAACGAACATTTTCCAATTGAAGTGTCTTAGCAATCTTTATCTTTGtaattgctcaagtttgaaGAACATCCCAGAAATCATGTGGCCTGTGGAAAGCTTAACAGAACTTTACTTAAGGGGAACTGGGATTGAAAAGTTACCATCATCTATTGGAAATTTGATTAGTCTTGTGACATTGGACCTGGATTCATGTGACAATTTCAAGTCCATTCCGGACAACATTTTTCAATTGTGTTCTCTTAATCAACTCATTCTCACTAATTGTCCAAAACTTGAAAGTTTGCCTCACTCTATCAGTTCCCTCTCTTTGACTTCACTAGACCTTAGTGAGTCTAACATAATAGAAATCCCTTCAAGCATCAAACAGCTTTCTACATTGGATTCTCTTCACATAAAAAATTGTCAGAATCTTCAATATTTACCAGAGCTTCCCTTGGCTTTGGAATTTCTTGATGCAAGAGGATGCACATCACTGGAAATGGTGTCAAATTCACTAATGAAACTCACAGGAGGCCATTGGAGTGACTATCATATAAGTGACCAAACTACAGAATGTTTGTTATTTTTGGAGTGTCTAAAATTGGATCAGAATGCACATGAGAATATTGTAGCCGAATTCCAGCTTAGAGTTTTACGCATGGCTATAGGATTCGAACCTCAGGAAGAAGTTGAG GATTGGGACTCTGCAGTTAACATGTGTTGTCCAGGAAGTGAAATTCCAAACTGGTTCAACTATCAATTCGAGGGGCCTTCATTTAGTATGAGGCTTTCTCTAGAATGTGATACGTCTGACTTCGTGGGCTTTGTAGTATGTGCTGTTGTTGCGGAGGACTCTTATCCTGACATAAAAAATATGGACTTTCTTTGTGAACTCCGTTTGAAAACCAGTGATGACGAAAACCAAAAATTTCTTTGGAACTTCAATGAATTTGAGTCTGGATTTGAGGCAGTACCAAGTTTCAGTTCGGATCACCTTTTCATGTGGTATCAGCATAAGGATTAC